DNA sequence from the Methylomonas albis genome:
TTGAAGTCCCACACGTTTGTAAACGGCACGTCCTTAGTTACTGCGAAATGCCGCTGCTGTAGTTTGATGGCTTTGTACTCGGAAAACAGTTCATCGTAGGGCTTAAGCCTGGTGCCGAACATCGCATTCATCGTGTCGTAATGTGCGCGGCTCGGCATGCTCCATTGCGATCGATCAAACCAATGGCCAGACATCTGACACCCGCACGCCTGATCGATTTGTTTACGTGATACGCCAGACGTCTGCCTAGTCTGATCAAGGTGTAACCTGATAGGCTCGAAAGCAAACGGCAAGCGCTTGCGGCTTTCGGCGAAGATGATGTGCTCTGTTTGCGGAAAATAACGACGCAATGACTCCTTATGGCAGCCATTGTGCCGACCGCTGGGCTTACGCCAGACGATATGGTTCAGAATACGGAAATGCTTTGCTACAGCCAATTCAACTTGTGTAGCCAAATGTGGTCCGGCGAATAAATACATAGAACCGGCCGGCTTCAACACCCTGTGGTACTCGACCAGCACGGTATCCAGCCAGGCAAAAAACTCGGTTGGATTGCGCCATTGGTTATCCCAGGCGTT
Encoded proteins:
- a CDS encoding DNA-methyltransferase; the protein is MEKYQRESINLYNVDALSLLSDLATDSVDLIATDPPYYKVKDNAWDNQWRNPTEFFAWLDTVLVEYHRVLKPAGSMYLFAGPHLATQVELAVAKHFRILNHIVWRKPSGRHNGCHKESLRRYFPQTEHIIFAESRKRLPFAFEPIRLHLDQTRQTSGVSRKQIDQACGCQMSGHWFDRSQWSMPSRAHYDTMNAMFGTRLKPYDELFSEYKAIKLQQRHFAVTKDVPFTNVWDFKPVQWYPGKHPCEKPLDLMRHIVSASSSPGDVVLDTFVGSGSTVLACLELGRRFVGCEMGHAEFASAVTRLSA